The genomic region CATTTCTCCAACACCGTGCTtcggggcattctagggttccccttttaaccattggtcttaaccgtgtcatcccctaatctttactatgaaatcccgagttcttcggtgtccatccgagggtaagttcaccctcggctggatcctcggatcctcggcatatgggccgacccatagtactaacaaattctaaacccaggagcaggtcggccttccttaacacggcccaaaaggcccacattcccatcaggatctttttaccccccacaatatatatatatatatatatatatatatatatatatatatatatataatttccatacactattatttttgaaaatctaatgaacaatgctacctctcatttaacatctttgttatgcaaatcatcagttagtaaatatatgataatggtaaGAAGCATTACAAatgaaattactaaaaaaatataaaattagttagtcGCTATCATTATGcagtaataatttataattttacgCATCCAAAGAAGTGGAATATATAGAGTTTTCTTAAAGGTATGTGTAAAGattcacattatatatatatatgtgtgtgtgtgtgtgtgtgtgtgtgtgtgtgtgtaaaggtaaaaaagatatatttatggtttttattaacttaaaaactaatgaaaaaccaatggttaataactaaaattatagtattaataaaacatttaatcagatcatcctaaaaaaattattatacgcAACACGCAGACATGcgactaatatatatataaaagtagagacctcatgGGAGAGAGTATAAAGTCTTGTCACATGGCGCTCTATTAGAGCAACTTTTGCATTTGACCTTCCACCTTGCCTCTTAAAAAATGgaattttaacatattttttgaaattgaaaggaTGCAGGTTATTTAATTGCTTTCAGCAAAAACCATTGAACCAATTCACTTCTCTTTTCAATTGAAGTTAAATAAAGATAGCACTAATTGTCACAgagcaaaacaaaagaaaaaatgtgttGGGCTTAGGAAGCACTAATTGCATATGCTAACCATGCAATTCTCTTTCAATGTTTTAGAGTATTAATTAAGCTCCAACATAGGAGATTTATCtatatagaaacaaaaaaagactcaaatgagaattaaaaaataaaattcttattaGAAGCCTTATGTCAAACACTTGGTGAATCTAGTAATTTGTTCTTATTGACATAACCcttatggaaaaataaataaaagaaatgctaTTATAGAGCCTAAATATTATCAACCCATACAAACCCTATAGCTTAGGCCAAATGAGTTCATaacaaaatgatcaaatgtatGGGAAAAAGTGGAGATAAAAATAGATGTTAAGAGGTTAGAAGAGATTGTGTCAAAGTTCAGGCATTCCAAAAGACAGGTTTAGGAGAGAGTAAACTAATGTGGCACTTAATAGAAAAGTCTTCCTAGAAGAACGTAGGGAGTCTTTCAATTTTAAGTGCCACTTGGCAAAGTCTGGTTTTTAAAGTCAAAATCTaggaaaattatttaatacttcaagagtATCATATATGCGGACTTTCATTCTCTTATATGAATTGTGAgtctcaccataaatttaatttataatttttattattataaacttaCGGCAAAATTACACTTTTGTGCCTACCTCAgtcattgaaaacaaaaaattatttccaaTTTGGTCATTGCCGTCAATTTACTAACTACAAGTCCTACGTGGCAGACGGTGTGCGTTGTTGCACAATAAATGCTGATGTAGCTATTAGAATAAGAGAGATGATacgttcataacatttttacaacaaatcacaggtggttagttgttaacggttcaaatttgaatctaacactaagattacttttttgccccaacaataacaaccagtaacaacctgctacttaagatttgttgtaaaaatgttgtgaaaatgttgtggacatatcatttttcattaggataatattaaaaaaatttatttgtcattTAAAAATTGCCATATCAGCTtgtaaattagtaaaaaaaaaatttaatgtatcaaaaaccaaaacaaataattcaaaaacTGAAATAATTCTATGGCGTGTTTGGTACACACttccaaactcacatttttacattttaaacaacttttatatactttttcacacactttttcactcacacaaatttcaaaaaattacaaaaatctcatcacaattttgacaaagaattttgatttttttaaaactaaaataattcaaaaaaacaaaaacaaaaataaattttagttgaaatttgtcccaaaaacaataaatttagttgtatttgtaatttgcccaaaaaataaataatatattttttttcaaacaagttttcTCTCTGTCAAACCCGCTGGAGCCCCTGGATTTGTCTCTCTGTCAATCAAGCTTTAACATGATTTAAAGTTAGTGGAACAACTGTTTAGGATTGCGTGGAAGAGGGACATCTACGTGTTTCACATAGTTTGATTGACCACAATGACCCCGGTATGGTTCTTTGAAACTTCAAAGAGTTATTTTGGGCTTTACTTGGAAGCTTCCAGGATATTGCAATTCATGTAAAATGCGTGCCATTTTTTCAAAGCGAGACTACTATAAAGTCTAGCCTTTTGCATTCATTCACTCACCCTCAGTTCCTAATTCGTCCTTCACTTTCCTCACTTTCTATATTGACACCGCTTCCACAGCTttctttctcctcctcctttcaACTTTTTTCATCTCTCTGCTTGTGAATCCCAATGGCCTCATCTCACCAACCCAAGGACTTTGATGTTTTTTTGAGTTTCCGGGGTGAAGATACTCGCCGTGGTTTCGTAAGCCATTTATTTGAGGCTCTGACTCGACAAGGTATTCAAACCTTCATTGATGATAATCTCACTAGGGGAGAAAACATTTCTGAAGAGCTTCTCAAAGTCATTGAAAACTCAAGCCTATCAATAAttgtattttctaaaaactatgCGTCCTCTAGTTGGTGTTTGGATGAACTTGCTAAGATTATTGAGTGTACAAAAAAAGTGCTACCAGTTTTCTATCAAGTGGATCCATCTGAAGTTCGTAAGCAAAAAGGGTATTTTGGAAGAGTGCTGACtaagcttgaaaaaaaaattaaagataagaCGAAGGTACAAAAGTGGAGGGACGCTCTAACTAAAGCAGCCAATATTTCTGGCTGGGACGACAAAAACAGGTATTTGTATTCTACTACATATTCCTATCTGTTGATCTTCAGGAGTTTTAATGGTTTTGTGATGtccattaaattttattgttaattaaACAACAACTAGAATTAATTGttagcttttattttctctttaaattttactaaattatGAATGTAAAATTTTCTTGTCATATCTTTCAtacaatgcttttttttttttttgtggagaagaATCATTTATACTAAGCTAGTTAGCTATAGATTAAAGATGGAAATAAAAGAACTTAATATTAGGAATTTCATCCCTCATaatatttggaaaaattttaaagaaaaaaaacttaattcattttttctaagcATGTAGTGAGATCCAGTAAGATTATGTTGTCATCTAAGTGGACTTTTAATGCCACTTCATCCCAAAAGCTAATTGCTacccaaaaaaatgaattaaataaaaaatttcaatatgaGTTACATGCGCTTACTTCATCTAAAAACGCTTCAATTGTGATGTAAAAATTAAACGTTTTGCATTCAgtttatgtaatttatttttcgtaGTCCAAGTCGTTACATGTGTTAATTAAATGCTTTGTGAATGACAGTTGCACTGATTCTGAACTTGTCGAAAAAATTGTTAAAGAGATCTCAAATTCTGAATTCATTAAGATGCCATCAAATGATGCTACAATGCAGCTGGTTGGAATAAATTCTCGCATGGAGGCGGTAGCAAAACTTTTAGCTATTGAATCAAATGATGTTCGCATGGTAGGGATCACTGGCCTTGGTGGAATAGGCAAAACTACAATTGCAAAAGCTATTTATAATAGGTTTTCAAATCATTTCAAAGCAAAAAGTTTTGTAGAGAATGTTAGAGAGTGGTCAAAGACAGAGCAAGGCAAAATCCATTTACAAGAGACACTTCTTAAGGGTATCTTAGAGGATAAGAATTTGAGGGTGAGTACTCTATATGAAGGAACCGCAATGATAAATAGAATTCTTCACCTAAAAAGGTTTCTTATCATTCTTGATGATGTGGATAATGCCGACCAGATAGAAACATTACTCGGACAATGTGAACGCTTTGTATTAGGAAGTAGGATCATTCTGACAACAAGAAATAAAAGCTTGCTAGCTGAGCGAAATGGTCTTTCAACCTGTTACTATGAGGTTGAGGAATTATATGGAGATGAAGCTATTGAACTCTTTCGTATGCATGCCTTCCCAAGTAACGAAGTCCCTGAAGATTATTTGGAACTTGAGAAACAAGCTAGAAGTTATGCCAAAGGCCTTCCTCTAGCTCTAAAAGTAATGGGTCGTGATTTGCGTGGGAAACCTACAGAATATTGGGAAGATGCGTTAGATTGTTATAAAACAAATCCTCAAGAAGATATTCAAAATATACTAAAAAGGAGTTACGAAGGATTAACTGAAAATGAAAAGACTATTTTCCttgatattgcatgtttcttcGAGGCATATGACATGCATTATAACATGATTAAGGATGTACTGAAAGCTTGTGATTTATACCCAGTATGTGGTATTCGAAATCTTATTGATAAGTGTCTCTTGACTATTGATCGAGGTAATCATTATTTGTCGATGCACGACTTATTACTACAAATGGGTAGGGACATTGTTCGACAAGAAGCACCACAAAATCCTGGGGATCGTAGCAGACTATGGCGTTATGAGGAAGCTCTTGATGTATTAACTAAAGATATGGTATGTATGTTATTTTGATACACTTTTGCCCTTTACTTCACATGAGAGATGTATTacacttttttcccttttttatttatttattctgaatatttttttttttataaagtaactATTATATGTTTTGGTGATTCACTTACCCTATTGTTCAACTAGGTTTCAGATAAAATTCGAAGCATAATATTGTGGCCACGTAAATCAAAACCAGTAGAGGTGCAAATAAAGGCACAATTTTCTAAGATGAAAAATCTTAGATTGCTTTTGATTCGTATTGTACGTTTTTGCAATGGACCCCTTGAATGTCTTCCCAATGGATTAAGATTGCTTGATTGGCGTGATTATCCATTTTCTTCGTGGCCACCAAGTTTTTTTCCTGAAAAGCTGGTTGTGCTCAATTTGCCTTTTATCCTATTAAAGGAACCAGTAGTCAAGCAGGTATGATCATTagcatttataaattattattttatcaaagtttttaattttaaatttatttatatatacttcTTTAAAGATTAAACCATGTtctaactttcaaattttttttctacagatTTTTGTATCCGTGACACATGTGGACTTCAGTGATTGCAATCTGATTACGAAAATATCTGACTTATCAATGACCCCAAACGTAACGAACTTGATACTTGAGGGGTGTTCAAATTTAGTTGAGATTGATAACTCCGTAGGGCGTCTTGATAAGCTTAAAGTGTGGGACCTTGGATATTGCGATAAACTTGAAACTCTTCCGAATTGTCTCACGATGAAATCTCTTACATCTTTAAATCTAATAGGCTGCAGGAGGCTTAAGAAGTTCCCAAATATCTTGCACGAAATGAAAGGTGTTGAATATTTAGATCTTGAGGGGAACTTTACTAAAGAATTACCTCCGTCATTTGGGAATTTGATTGGGCTTAAGCGCTTATATGTAAGCCCGATTGCAGGAGAGGCACATCTTCCGGGTAGCATCTATAATTTACAACATATAGAGGCGCTTGAATTTTATGGCAATATCATATTTCCAAAGAATGTGGACATTGATGGACAGCCAGTGTGCAACTCTCTTGGTTGCTCTTCCAAATATGTTTTTCCAATGTTGAAACAACTACGACTTTCTGACATTGAAATTCACGAAatagaatttattttgaattattgtaTCCCCTTCACACTGGAAGAGTTACGCATCTACAACAGCAAAGTTGTCACCCTCCCAGAAAGCATGAGCAGATATGAGAGATTACATACGCTTATTATTAAAGGTTGCAATGAGTTACGGGAAATCCCAAGGCTTCCGCATAGTATAAGACATGTAAAAGTAGAAGATTGCGACTCGCTGGATTTACAATCATTCTTTCAGGTATATCTCTCTCTTAAAgatattaagaaaatatttgtaTTACCTTCACAAATACTACATGATTTGCTAAGATGTAACTTTTTGAATTTGCTAATTGCATGCAGCTGCTTCCAGAAATCATAGGGCTTCCGCTAAATCTACCACCATGTGTAATAAGCGACATGTTAATGTTTCCACACTCATCTACAATGCTTCCAATTGGTTCAACCATCAAAGGGACGGAATACCGCCTTTGTGAATATAGGTTTGTGGTATCAGGAGATGAGAATGATATTCCAAATTGGTTCAACCATCAAAGGGATGGAAATTTAATATCATTCTGGATTGGTCCTGAATTTCCAATAATTGCTCTCTGCATTGCTTTTGGAACACAAGTTTATCCTGATTATTTTCGTTATCACGTCTTCGTTTCCATCAATAATAGTGAACAAACgtttgaaagaaaattcattttcaaaCATAAAAGATCTGGGCATCTGGTTTTTTGCTATAGACCTCAGAGCTCATTGCAGGAACTATTTCGGGACTTGCAACTAACTGATCGGAATCATGTTCAGATCCTCTGTAAACCTTTCGCTCCATCCCGACGTCTTGCTCCAATCGTTAAATGGATAGGAGTCCATGTAGAATGCAATTGCCTTTCTTTGCAATCAGGTTTGGGACTTCCAATGGATACAGAAAATGGATCAGACTTAGGTTTGGCATTTGACTCATCAAATGTTGATGGGCTTGATTTGGGCTCATCTTCAGTGGCCCAGCTTGTGACGCCCCAagtaaaaagaaagagtaaaaaaagaaaaagaaaagtgaggcCACGTTTTGGAacgttgtttaaacaacaatttcctttgtttaaaaaaagaaaaagaaaagcgatGGTCTGATTTGTTTAAACAACTGAGCTCAACTCAACTTCAAACTCAGATCAGATCGAATCCAAATCCAATGGCTATCACTTTCTCAGATCTCTCGACGAGTTTCTCAAGGCATACGCTGCCGTTTTGGTGACTCTTTCCCCAATGTTTGCAAGTAATATGACGCCGTTTCTTCCCAACTCGCTGCAAGGTTtgctttcactctctctctctctctctctctctctctctctctcttttatttatttattttttgcaaattaaaatgtgttttaattaatttttggtatttgTTAATAGTCAATTTTGTAGGGAATGATTCCTTAGTATTGTTGGAATAGACATTTTTTAAGtctatgatttcttttttattatggtttggactttggactattgctgcatttttttttcctaatgttTTTAAATTCTCTAATAATTTCCTGGGCTCTCACTCATTgaattttggtgtgtgtgtgtgtgtttgtaaaAGCTGCTTATGAAAATCCAGGTATTAGCAAGTTGATCAAGATGTTGATTTCATATAATGGTGTTTGTAAGATTTTCTTTTCACAAGCCTATAACAGGCGGACAGATTTATATTTACTTTGATTTAGAATTTTtctgaagtttcaaaattttaaataactctaaaaaatttcaaattaagatCTTTTTAACGAACATACCATAATAGAACAGATTAAGATCTTTTGAACGAACATACCagaacaagattttttttcaagtatacAATTTTGTTTTCAACACCGTTTCAGTGTATATTATTTTCTGTTATGCTCACCGTTTCATGGTGTCCAATGTGTTTTATTATAGGCATTTAAATTATCTTCTGAGTCTCGAATTTTTATGTAaaagtcttcttcttttttttttgttcttgtatCATGTGTTCTTGTATTTATATGATAAATATAATCACACAAGTTATTCCTTTGAAGGGTAAAAATATTAGCAATTCAGCCCTTGGTCAACCATCATTCCTAGAAGTTGGCTTCCAATCAGATATTTAAATTTGTGTGCAATGATGCTTCTATTTATTGAGAAACCTTATGCACGAATCGGTATTTTGCCAGTTGAACATGTTTTTAATACATTTCTGCTTAATTTGTTTGCCTTAAAACTCATGGCTACacctgttttttatttatttatttatttttccttcaaatgtTGCAGTCTAAgaacttacaattttttttagcgtgcaaattcttcattttatagGCATTTACATGATCTTTTCACTCTCTACCATCAATGTAAAAGTCTTTATATGTCTTTGCAGGCTGAGGACTTGgtataagtttttttaaggTCTATTGGACAATTTAATTGACTTGACCCATTCAAAGAcgataacaaaagaaaatagaaagaacaTTTTTGCAGTTggtgattcttcttcttctttccattcaatatttataattttacttgttgatttgatttttgagaaattcaaaacttttcaatttagCACATGTATCCGGAATGTGAATTACATACCAGAAGATATTTATTGTTTATCTAAGTATTATATGTATGATTCTAAATCATGATATTCATTTGAGGGGCATCAAATTATATTAGGTTCTCTATCCCATACACATCAGTTTATGTATCAACCATGAACCATCCtatttttttacactaaaaaagaCAGATTCTTGATGAGAAATAGTATATTTGTAAGCTCAATTataacaaagaacaaagaagcaaatgtaccccaattttattatattttttttaaaatattattagtcATTCTTTCCAGCATAAAGAAAAGCAACATTTTTAAAAGATCAAGCAgggaagaaaaatataaaatacaatgaAAGCTTGGAGTGCAATATAAAAGTCTCGAAGTCATCCAAGAAAATGTGCTTCTCAACAAAGGATGACATTTAGTGATAGTATTGAACATATCTGAAAACAGGAAACATCAATCACATAATCTTGCAAGATTTGGAATCCCATGACTTGAACTTGATTAAAAGTTCAATACTTTCCATGTGTCAGATCAAAAACAGGAAACATCAATCACATGGTAGCCAATAATATGTGGTTCTTGGGAAGAGTGATGCAGTGATGCTTGAGATACATGCATGTTGTTTTGGGTTTGGAGTCTGGATGTCCTAATTTGTTTTCGTTTTATGCGTAGGGGCAtgacattttgtaattttctttgtatttgttTCAGATTTGGCTGGTCAAAATGGACTTTAGCTTGTATCTCCACTATGACATTCTCAGATCTGGTAAACATATTTTCAACTGGCCTTTTCGGCATTATAGATGGTTAAGTAAGGGGGATCCTATAGCCCTTCTCTTATGATTCTTTTTTGTTATGAAGATGCTGAAAAGGATGATTGCAAGAGCAGCAAGAGGCATTCTTATTGTGTTTCAGGTGGGAAAGGAAATTGAGATATCAAACTTCATTATAGATGATCCCTGCATCATCTTCGACTGGAAATTTAACTGACCTTGGTTATCTTAGTTTTCTGCTTCTTTGCATTGAGACACTTCTGCATTAAAAAAGAATATGGGTTCAAGTGAATTGGTTTGAGCGGAAGATGAATTGGTGGCTTTGTAGGCTGTAAGGTAGGTTCTCTTCCCATGCGAAATTTACTTTATTCATAGCTGCAAGGATCTCTGTTTTAGGTTGCTTGGAATTTGATGATTGAACAAATATGGACATTAAAttctatcaatatatatatggacaTTAAATTGAAGTGCATTTAactacttattttctttcttactttAGTATGCTGATATAGGTGGTTTATACGTATGATAAATTGAAGTGCAGTTTCCATTTATGTGTTTGATTTCGTTCAAAGTATCAGATCAAATATTTGCAAAAATCATTGTCCCCCACAGCTGACCCTTGTTTATGTGTTTGATTTATGTGTTTGATcagaacttattttttaattttgttttttttgggtatttatgGAATGAGTCAATGGGGGAATAGGTGAgagatcaaaatcaaaaaatagAATGTGGGATTGGGAGTGGGatattataattgtttttggaaaagaaaatgggCGGCTATTTCATATTTGTAGTAGTAATGAGAAAACGGTTTCtgtttttttatgtgtttttgtttttgttgtatttgtGCGCGCGTGTGTGTTTTGGGAGTGGAGGGAGGCCCAACCAACCCAACTGGGCCCTATAGATTAATGTCGTGTTGTGAAGGGCAAGACACAGAAGGGGGATCACGAGGGAAGTGCAGAGTGGTGCAGACAGATAGTGGGTGAGGATGACTGTGGTGTGGATTGACTGAAGAGGGAGGGTGTGCACCCATAAActagatagagatagagagagttagagagagagagagagagagcgagagggAGGCAGAGAGAGTTGACATTGACCCACAGGTTAGTTGAGGGGGtctatgattgattttttttttttttttttttcttgtttaaatACTGTCATTTTAGTTCATAAACTTTGAATAATTGCCATTTTAGTCCGttgaatttgaatattttcAGCTTTTGGgcttaaataaattaataaaataattatttgtaatGATAATCTGGTGTGTGTGGGATGAGAAATGCATATGTGCAATATAATAGCTACTCAAAGAGGTTTAgatgccaattttttttttaatatgaaaaaaaaaatcattttcttgaAATTGCATATTGATAATATGAATTACCTATGATTGTAGTGATCAAGAAGGAGAAGCAAAGTTATATGATTTCTAGTTTGTCTATTCATCCCAGCCTAACCATATAATACTAaaggaattttttgtttttttaattacttcttATATGTGTGGATACAACTCTAAACTTTGAAGGTGTCTAAAatgcattttagcctaaaaaTTATTAACAGAGTGGGTTTTGATTGAAATTCTATTTTTAAAGTTTCAGGACTACACTGATTAATTATAATCCTATAACCAAAAGTTTGAAAACGCAGTTTGTCATCTGCTTCCGTAACTGCAAAAGTACACTCTTTGCTGCTGTTGAGTATTAGAAGTTAGATCTGTATGAATAACGCTACAAAACTACACTGAGGCTTTGACGCTTCGTTTTGTCTTTTCAAATAGCAGCGCCAGAAGCAAGCCACTTTCTTCTCTCGATTTTAGACAGAAAAATCACATTAAAAAAAGACATTTATGGATACTTGGAGGTTGAAACTAAACATAATTAAGTCTGTGCATTACAACTTGGCTAACAGAGTTTTAACTTATTCCAATTCTTTTCTGAAAGTTTCAAACCATGAATAAAGTCAATACAGTTACGACCactattttatgaaattatgGCTACAATGCATGACCtctttaaattagattttttgattaccagaaaatattttagaccTTTCAAATAGTGGAGAGGCTAACTAGAATTACATCATTTGGCCCCAACCTCCAGGAGGACCAGGACCTAAAGTGTTGGCATGCAGGTTCATGCTCTTGTTATCCAAACAAAAAGCTATAGTTTGTTAAAGTTATAGTAAACTTCACAGCATGCTCATATATGTCTCCCATGCAGTACTGGCATTTGGTTCCATTGCTAGCAGTGAAATGATTTGCAATTTAAACCGACAATAAAGGAAATTTAAATAAGATTTAATAATCCAATAAGAAAAACAGCAAAACCCATACCAAATCAAGTGATTGACGgccaaaaaaacccaaacccattgATATTTCGAAATTAAAAATAGGAGAAAATCATCAAATCATGAGAAAATTAACCTTGAGATTGTAATATTAGACTAACAACTCCGGTGATGAATACGGCGGAATGAAGGTCCGGTGTGAGGATGAGGAGCA from Castanea sativa cultivar Marrone di Chiusa Pesio chromosome 11, ASM4071231v1 harbors:
- the LOC142617197 gene encoding disease resistance protein Roq1-like isoform X2, yielding MASSHQPKDFDVFLSFRGEDTRRGFVSHLFEALTRQGIQTFIDDNLTRGENISEELLKVIENSSLSIIVFSKNYASSSWCLDELAKIIECTKKVLPVFYQVDPSEVRKQKGYFGRVLTKLEKKIKDKTKVQKWRDALTKAANISGWDDKNSCTDSELVEKIVKEISNSEFIKMPSNDATMQLVGINSRMEAVAKLLAIESNDVRMVGITGLGGIGKTTIAKAIYNRFSNHFKAKSFVENVREWSKTEQGKIHLQETLLKGILEDKNLRVSTLYEGTAMINRILHLKRFLIILDDVDNADQIETLLGQCERFVLGSRIILTTRNKSLLAERNGLSTCYYEVEELYGDEAIELFRMHAFPSNEVPEDYLELEKQARSYAKGLPLALKVMGRDLRGKPTEYWEDALDCYKTNPQEDIQNILKRSYEGLTENEKTIFLDIACFFEAYDMHYNMIKDVLKACDLYPVCGIRNLIDKCLLTIDRGNHYLSMHDLLLQMGRDIVRQEAPQNPGDRSRLWRYEEALDVLTKDMVSDKIRSIILWPRKSKPVEVQIKAQFSKMKNLRLLLIRIVRFCNGPLECLPNGLRLLDWRDYPFSSWPPSFFPEKLVVLNLPFILLKEPVVKQIFVSVTHVDFSDCNLITKISDLSMTPNVTNLILEGCSNLVEIDNSVGRLDKLKVWDLGYCDKLETLPNCLTMKSLTSLNLIGCRRLKKFPNILHEMKGVEYLDLEGNFTKELPPSFGNLIGLKRLYVSPIAGEAHLPGSIYNLQHIEALEFYGNIIFPKNVDIDGQPVCNSLGCSSKYVFPMLKQLRLSDIEIHEIEFILNYCIPFTLEELRIYNSKVVTLPESMSRYERLHTLIIKGCNELREIPRLPHSIRHVKVEDCDSLDLQSFFQLLPEIIGLPLNLPPCVISDMLMFPHSSTMLPIGSTIKGTEYRLCEYRFVVSGDENDIPNWFNHQRDGNLISFWIGPEFPIIALCIAFGTQVYPDYFRYHVFVSINNSEQTFERKFIFKHKRSGHLVFCYRPQSSLQELFRDLQLTDRNHVQILCKPFAPSRRLAPIVKWIGVHVECNCLSLQSGLGLPMDTENGSDLGLAFDSSNVDGLDLGSSSVAQLVTPQVKRKSKKRKRKVRPRFGTLFKQQFPLFKKRKRKAMV